The following coding sequences lie in one Sesamum indicum cultivar Zhongzhi No. 13 linkage group LG9, S_indicum_v1.0, whole genome shotgun sequence genomic window:
- the LOC105170641 gene encoding tropinone reductase homolog At5g06060 codes for MMTQVVHKASTQDSTRKGNMSQAICSAAVSLNFNSPLTDASIGRLHRFRTAAAVASPSRWSLHGSTALVTGGTRGIGHAIVEELAGLGAAVHTCARSKDELDKCLRGWEDEGFGITGSVCDVSSQADREKLLDSVSSIFNQKLNILINNVGTNIRKPMVDFTSEEVSMLMGTNFESAFHMCQLAYPLLKASGAGSVVFTSSVSGFVSLKYMSVHGASKGAINQLTKNLACEWARDGIRVNAVAPWYIKTSMVEQVLSNKKYLEEVYDRTPMRRLGDPTEVSSMVAFLCLPASSFITGQIVCVDGGMSVNGFYPSQS; via the exons ATGATGACCCAAGTAGTCCATAAAGCCTCAACCCAAG ATTCTACAAGGAAAGGAAACATGTCTCAGGCCATATGCTCCGCCGCTGTGTCTCTCAACTTTAATTCCCCATTAACAGACGCCTCAATTGGCAGATTGCATCGCTTTAGGACAGCTGCCGCCGTCGCGAGTCCCTCCCGGTGGTCTCTTCATGGCTCCACCGCCCTCGTTACCGGCGGTACCAGAGGTATTGG ACATGCGATTGTGGAGGAGTTGGCTGGGCTTGGGGCTGCTGTGCACACGTGTGCCAGAAGCAAAGACGAGCTGGATAAATGCTTGAGGGGTTGGGAAGATGAGGGTTTTGGGATCACGGGTTCAGTGTGTGACGTGTCTTCTCAAGCAGACCGGGAGAAGTTACTGGATTCTGTTTCCTCTATATTCAATCAGAAGTTGAATATTCTT ATAAATAACGTTGGGACAAACATCCGAAAGCCTATGGTTGATTTTACATCTGAAGAAGTCTCAATGCTCATGGGAACAAATTTTGAATCTGCTTTTCACATGTGCCAACTTGCATATCCTCTCCTGAAAGCCTCTGGTGCAGGAAGTGTTGTGTTCACCTCATCAGTCTCTGGTTTTGTTTCGTTGAAGTATATGTCTGTCCATGGAGCATCTAAAG GTGCAATCAATCAACTTACCAAAAATTTGGCATGTGAGTGGGCAAGAGATGGTATCAGGGTTAATGCTGTTGCACCTTGGTACATCAAAACCTCCATGGTGGAGCAa GTGCTaagcaacaaaaaatacttGGAAGAAGTATATGATAGAACTCCAATGCGTCGTCTTGGTGATCCAACGGAAGTCTCGTCTATGGTGGCATTCCTTTGTCTACCTGCTTCATCCTTCATCACTGGCCAGATTGTCTGTGTTGATGGTGGGATGTCTGTGAACGGTTTTTATCCAAGCCAAAGTTAA